The genomic window CGGTAGGCGGTTGGTGCCGTGAAGAGGATGCTGGCCCCGGCTGCGGCGGCGTGCTCCGCGAGTTCCACAGGACCGGCCTTCTCGGTCAGAAGCGAGGACGCGCCGAACCGGAGCGGGAAGACCACCAGGCCGCCCAGTCCGAACGTGAAGGCCAGGGGCGGGGAACCGGCGAACACGTCATCAGCCGTGGGCTGCAGGATGTAGCGGGCAAAGGTGTCCGCATTGGCCAGAATGTCCCGGTGGAAGTGCATGGTCACCTTTGGCACACCGGTGGTGCCCGACGTCGGACCCAGCAGGGCAACGTCGTCAGCGGCGGTGTCCACTGCCGTGAACCTGCCGCTCTTGTGCTCGCAGCGCGAGGCGAGGTCGCCGTCGTCGTCGAATCCGTTGCCGGCCCCGTACGTCAGGACCTGTACCTTGACGCCGGCTGTTTCGTTCTCAGCGGCAATTGCGAGTTCGTCCACGAACCGGTGGTCGGAAATGGCCACTACCGGCTTGGTGAGGTCGATCAGGGTGGCGACCTCGGTGGAGCGCAGCATGGGCATGGTGGTCACCACTACGGCGCCGGCCTTCAGCACGCCGAGCCAAGCGGCCACGATCCACGGGTTGTTGGGCCCGCGCAGGAGCACGCGGTTGCCGGGGACCACGCCGAGGTCTTCGGTAAGGACCTGGGCCACCTGGTTGGAGCGCTTCTGGAGCTGGCCGTAGGTCCAGACAACGCCGTCCGGGGTCCAGAGGGCGGGGCGGTCCGCGCCGAACTGTTCAACAGCGTCGTCGATCAGCACGGCAGCAGCATTGAGCCGCTCCGGGTAGTGGAGTTCGGGGAGGGTGAATTCAAGCGCAGGCCAGGTATCGGCGGGCGGCAGGTGGTCGCGGGTGAACGTGTCCACGTGGGCCGATGGCATCATGCTCATGGCCGGTCCTTTCAGTGGTGCGTCGTTGAAGCTGATGGTTGGGGAGGTGGAAAGCTGTCTACGCGCCGGCGCGGATCATGCCCTCTTGGGCAACCGTGGCGAGCAGCCGTCCTTGGCGGTCGAAGAAGCGGCCCATGGCAAGGCCCCTGTTGCTCTGACCGGAAATGGCATCCTGGGCGTAGAGCACCCAGTCGTCGGCGCGACCGTC from Arthrobacter sp. StoSoilB20 includes these protein-coding regions:
- a CDS encoding AMP-binding protein is translated as MSMMPSAHVDTFTRDHLPPADTWPALEFTLPELHYPERLNAAAVLIDDAVEQFGADRPALWTPDGVVWTYGQLQKRSNQVAQVLTEDLGVVPGNRVLLRGPNNPWIVAAWLGVLKAGAVVVTTMPMLRSTEVATLIDLTKPVVAISDHRFVDELAIAAENETAGVKVQVLTYGAGNGFDDDGDLASRCEHKSGRFTAVDTAADDVALLGPTSGTTGVPKVTMHFHRDILANADTFARYILQPTADDVFAGSPPLAFTFGLGGLVVFPLRFGASSLLTEKAGPVELAEHAAAAGASILFTAPTAYRAILKEKRGDLLRGLRIAVSAGEHLSKETWDAVHEATGLRLVNGIGATEMLHVFISAAGDDIRPGTTGRAVPGFRATILDDDGNELGAGNIGRLAVIGPTGCRYLDDARQANYVVRGWNVTGDTFSMDADGYFTYQARSDNMIVSSGYNIGAPEVETAIDQHPDVVENAVIGVPDEERGSIVCAFIVLREGVTGDATKHKEIQDFVKQTIAPYKYPRDVRFVNELPRNPSGKLQHFKLRDGLFAKETGANASQNEQLTPAGQSQA